Part of the Pyricularia oryzae 70-15 chromosome 3, whole genome shotgun sequence genome, GACGTAGAGTGGTTGGTTAGTGTGTGAAATTAAATACCAGCGAGCGGCCAGACAAGGGTATGCTTCCCCTCACTGCAGGCAGCAGCAACCGGgggacgtcgcgtcaaggcGCGTCTCTCAAAGCCGAGTTAACAAAAGTTTCCATTGACCTCTCAACTGATCACCACAAGCATAAGCATGGCCGTCTTCGATTGCCAGCACAAAGGCTGCCGATTAAAAAAGCCGTCAATCTTGGCCCCTGAATGTCAGGATTATACAGGCTCATCGTCCAATTTCACTTTTAATCGTCGATTGTAATGTCTCGAATTAAACGGGAGGACACCTCCCAAGAGGCGGTTGATGAAGATTCCCTGCAATACAGCTTTGGTGATGCTGGCTTGGGAGAAGTCGATGAGAAGTAAGCACGATTGCGGGAGCACTTTCGAAAAACTACCCTAGTGCCCGTTACATTCTGTGTGCCACAGCAGACTAGCTAAACAGCCTTTTCTTCATTCTAGATACCCTAATCGTCCCCGTAATCACTCCCAGACACTGGTCTTCTCCGAACTGTTCACGAATCTCTTCAACCCTTTGAATGAGCACAAAAACCGGAGAGGTCCCGGTGGCCCTGCAGGCCGCAAGGGCGGCCCGAGGCTGTCTCCTCACGAACAAAGACGCCTCATCATCAGACGCTTCATCGACCGCTGGCGGTCCGAAGTTGGCAATGATTTCTACCCGGCTCTGCGACTGATACTGCCCGACAAGGACCGCGATCGCGGTGTCTACGGCCTCAAGGAAAGCGCAATCGGAAAGCTTCTAGTGAAGTTGATCAAGATTGCACCAGACTCGGAGGATGGTCAAAACCTTCTCAAATGGAAGCTCCCGGGCCAGACCTTTGCCAGCCGCATGGCGGGTGATTTTGCCGGCAGATGCTTTGAGACGCTATCCAAAAGACAGATGCGCATGACCCCAGGGGATATGCGTATTGGAGAAGTCAACTCGCTGCTCGACAAACTGGCAGCCGCTTCAGGAGAGGCCGAGCAGCTACCCATTTTTCAAACCTTCTATGAGCGCATGAATGCAGAGGAGATGATGTGGCTCATTCGCATGATCCTCAAGGCCATGAAGATTGGTGCAAGCGAACGCACATTTCTATATCAGTGGCACCCGGACGCCGAAGCTCTGTTCAATGTCAGCTCCAGCTTGCGCCGTGTGTGCTGGGAGCTGTATGATCCCGCACTCCGTCTGGAGCAGGAAGATACCAGAGTGACTTTGATGCAATGCTTTCAGCCCCAGCTGGCCCAGTTTCAGCCTCACTCACCCAACTTTGCTACAATGGTCCAAGACCTCGGAGTCACCGACGAAGACCGGAGATTCTGGATCGAGGAAAAGTTGGATGGCGAGCGGATGCAATTGCATATGATAGATGACGACGATCATCCAGGAGGCAAGCGCTTCTCTTTCTGGTCTCGAAAGGGCAAGGACTACACCTACCTCTACGGCAATGGATTTCAAGACGACAACTCCGCACTGACCAGGCATTTATCCGATGCTTTCGACCCGCGAGTTTCCAATCTGATTTTGGACGGCGAGATGGTCACTTGGGATCCAAAGATCGACAAGATGGTACCTTTTGGTACACTCAAGACGGCCGCCTTGCTCGGTCAAAAGACACCATTTGACGACACAAACGAGCGGCCCCTCTTCCGCATTTTCGACATATTGTATCTGAATGACACAGCGCTGACCAAAAACTCGTTGCAAGATCGCCGCAAGGCGCTAGCCCAGGTTGTCCGTGATGTCCATCGTAGGCTCGAAATTCATCCCTACGAGGAAGCAACTTCGGCCGATGCCGTCGAGCCGCTGTTGCGCAAGGTTGTAGCTGATTCCTCGGAGGGTCTTGTGCTGAAGAATCCAAGATCAGTATATCGTCTGAACAGTCGAAATAATGATTGGATCAAAGTGAAACCAGAGTACATGTCTGAGTTTGGCGAGTCACTGGACTGTGTGGTCATTGGCGGCTATTACGGCTCAGGACATCGGGGCGGTACCATCTCCAGTTTTCTTTGTGGCCTCAGAGTTGGCGAGAACCACATCAAGGCCGGTGCCAATCCAGAGAAATGCATCAGTTTTTTCAAGGTTGGCGGTGGCTTCAAAGCCGAGGACTATGCGCAGATCCGCCATTTGACAGAGGGCAAATGGATGGACTGGGACCCAAAGAAGCCCCCAAGCGAGTTTATTGAGCTCGGTGGCGGCGAGAAGTACCAGTACGAACGACCTGACGTCTGGATCCGACCAAAGGACTCCATCGTTGTCTCGGTCAAGGCGGCCAGCATCGGCGCTTCCCCTCAGTTTGCCATGCAGATTACCCTCCGTTTCCCGAGGTTCCGACGGCTGCGGACCGATAGGACATGGGACTCTGCTTTGGATGTAGACGATTTCATGAAGCTCAAAGAAGATGCTGAGCAACAAGTcaaggagaaaaaggaaatgaAGATTGAAGATCGTAAGCGCAGGCCGCAAAAGAGGGCCAGGCGCGAGATCTTGATCGCTGGACAAGATCCAGACACAGCCATGGCTGATCAAAAGCCTGCAGCTGGGCAGGCACAGACAGGTCGGACAAGGAGCGTGTTTGAAGGCCGTAAATTCTGTGTCATGACTGACTGCGTCAAACCAATTAGAAAGACCAAGGCTCAGCTCGAGTCTTTGATAAAAGCTCATGGCGGAACCCTCTCTCAGCAGACGGATCCCCAGCCTTGGAAGTACTTGATCGCGGATAAATATGGCATCAAGGTGGCGAGTCTTCTCAAGCGTGACAGCGAGGTGGACATTATCAGGCCAAATTGGGTCTTGGACTGTCTTGACCAAGACGGCGTTGAGTTTCTCCTGCCCTTCGAGGAAAAACATCTCCTCAATGCTTCGGAAGCTACCAAACAGACTGCTGAGTTTCAGGTGGATGAGTACGGCGACAGCTACATGCGCGCTGTGGATGTTGATGAGTTGAAGCAGATAGCAGAAGGCATTCCCAAGTTTGAGGACGCAGACAGCTTTGATGTCGACGAGTTTCTGGATAGCTTGGAATCAGCCGGATGTGAGATGACGGGACTTGGCTTCGTATTCAGGCGCTGCATCGTACTCGTTGCTGGTGTGGCCGGGACGCCAAAGCACTACCTTGACATACTACGAAGCTATATCCGTTTCGGCGGCGGGACCGTGGTGGACAATTTGCAGTCGCAAGGCCTCACGCACGTCGTGGTGGCGGGTGACTCTAACGAGGGGGCGGCCGCTAGGGAGTTGGCAGCTGAGTTGAGGCACCGCATAAGCCTGTTACGACGGCCGCCGAGGCTGGTCACGCGGCAGTGGGTTGACGAGAGCTGGAAGGAGAAGACTCTACTAGACGAGGAGGCATATGTGCCGTTATGATTGATGAATGATGATTATGATTGATGAGTGGACAGTTTTCAAGGCCTCTTTCTTGGACTTGTAGTCTGATGCTACACAGTACAGTGAATGAATAGCAGACAAACAGACCTCGGCCTGGGCTAGCACGTAGCTTCTCTGTCGACTCAGAAATCCACTTCATCCCTTTCACTTGCCAATGGTAAGGAACAGACGATCACCAACATCGCCCAAACCAGGCCTCAACATGCCGCGGTCGGTGAGCTCCCGGTCGACGCCGGCGACCCAGATCTCGACGCCCTCGGGCCACTCGTCGGCGGCACGCTTGAtgccctcggcggcggcgatgacGCTGAGCACGACGATGCGGCGGGCGCCCCACTCGCGCAGGGTCtggatggcggcggcgcaggTGCCACCCGTGGCGATGACGGGGTCCAGGATGAAGGCCAGGCTCGGGACCTGGTTGGCATCGCCGGCGGCGCCCTGCGGCAGGTGGTTGGGCAGGTTGTTGTAGTACTCGACGGGCTCGAGGGTCGTCGGCTCCCGGTACAGGCCTAGGTGGTGGACTGGGACGGGATCCGGGAGGAGGGTTTGGACGGCTGGTGGTTTTGGGAGGTGGTGGGTGTCAATGTAATTGGGCGGTGTTTATAGGTGGAAGTGTGGGAGGTATGGGAAGAAATGGGGAGTTGCGAAACTAACATGGCCGCTGACGACCGTggcggttttttttgggatgATTACATGAGAAAGACgaataaaaagaagaagaaaattgTACACACCTTCAGTCATTGCCAGGCCTGATCTCAAAATAGGGACCAGGCAGATGGTCTCGGGTGTGATAACGCTGGTGGTGTACTCGGCACCGATAGGCGAGACATCCTTGAGGTAGTATTAGCCAATATGTCTTTGGTGCTTATTGTTGAGAATAATTATAGTGTTCTAAATACTACCATGACTAACCTTGGGACCATCGACGACCTTGAGAGTAGAGCTCATGGCCTCGCTGGCGATAAACAACGAGATCTCGCTGACCAGGCTCTTGACCTCCTTTGCACTGGCATTCTTGGAACGAAGCTGGCTCAACTTTGCCCTGAGGCAAGGGTGCTGTGAGACGTGGACGTTTGATGGCAGATCCATTTCTGAGTGCGGGAGTATATTTCCCTAATGACTTGGTTGGGGGGAGGGGTTTGGATGTGGAAAAGATGGAATTGATTGGAGTCGCGGGACTTTGGGGTCAAGGTGAGACAGATAGTTTGAGAGAAAAAACTGGTTGTATTCTAAGGGAGGTATGATGTTATCACACCCAATAAAAGTCGACTGGATTAAATGATCCGGGGCAGGCTGTTTTCACAAAGTTCGTTGGGACTGCACGAAACAGAAGCTCAATAAATCAATTCAAACCACGGAACACCGGGAATGCTACAGGTAGTGGCCGCTAGGTGGAGGAGAGCCTAAACCGGTGACCAGCTGCCGGGCAGGAAAGATAAGCAAGTTGATGAGTACAGGTTGCTTCCCCCGTTACTCCTCTTAGTACGGTAAGGGTAGTACTGCCGGTGCAATTAATTGCCCTGTTCTGAGGTACTGTACAAGGAGTAAGGTCATTCCAAGAGCAAAGCTGCGACTGCAGTGCGGCACTCTCAACGCGGGGAAGCTTGTGGCGGGCGGCGAAAGCAGCGGTGAGTTCTCCACACTAGATTAGTTGTACGGATACTAAAACACTCCAGCTGCTCTCCTCTCTTGAAATTCTccgtgttttgttttcttttggtatCGTCTTACCTGCATAAGATATGCCTTGCTATTTCACTATCGGGCGTCCTCGTCTATCTATCCATCTCGGAAAGATGGATCGCGTGTACGTGGTACTTAACTACAAAGCTCCGTAATTAACGGAGTTGCCAACCCAGGCGCCATCTACCACATTACTCCACACTGAAACGTTAAACATCCAGACTATGTAGAGACAAGCCAACTCGTGACCTCTAGTTCTAATCAATCATCAATCGGCCTATCGGCTAAGAAAGTTTGGGCAGGGTAGTCCTGTTGAGATTTAGACCGGCATTCCCAACGTTGTTTGCCAAACCAACCCCCCGCCCGACCTGGTGCTTTCTGGGGACCCACAGTGAAGCGGACAGCTTTTATCTGCAATGATTTCTTTTCAATCGGTCATCGTGATGCGCCGCAAAGACTTCAAAATAGCAATCGAGGAAAATCAAAAGGGGACGACGGCATCAAATGCCACGGACTAGCTGTTACCAATGCGGgagatttaaaaaaaaaataaaaacggaAGAAGAAGGGCCCCGGAAACTGGTAGAGCGCCGGAGTCCCGGGTCCTTAGCAAATGTCGACATCGCCGCAGCCGCCAAGCCGCCAGGGCGATAAGCGGCCCGCCGTCTTCTCCGCACGCACCTCCACCGAGCTGTATACCATCTCTTACCTCATCCTCTTCTCCCTGCTGGGTACTCTGGCCCGCCTTGGTCTCCAGGCCTTAACCACCTATCCGGGCTCCCCGGTCTTGTTCCCGTCGGTTTGGCCAAACCTCGGCGGCAGCTTCGTGATTGGGTTTCTGGCCGAGGACCGCTCGCTGTTCCGCGCTCGCCGccaggagcaggaggagcaggatcatcaaaaatacaaaaagacCATCCCTCTCTACATTGGGTTGGCGACCGGGTTTTGCGGCTCATTTACATCCTTTTCCTCCTTCATCAGGGATGTCGTCCTCACGCTGACCAATGACCTCGGCCCGGACCCGGCCATTTCGGGACCAGCCCCAAGGAATGGAGGGTTCTCTTTCATGGCGTTCCTTGCTGTGATCATCGTCACCGTTTCACTGTCCCTGTGTGCCCTCGTTGCAGGCGCACACTTTGCCCTCGCCCTGCAACCGCTGCTGCCGTCCGTCATGGGCAGCGAGAGGCTACGAAAGGCTATGGACCTGTCGGTCATCATCCTCGGCTGGGGCTGCTGGATCGCGGCgtgcctggtcgccggcTTTGCTCCGTCCGAGGTGTGGCGCGGCCAAGTGCTGTTCGCGCTCGTCTTTGCCCCGCTCGGCTGTCTTGCACGCTTCTACCTCTCGCTCGCTCTGAACGGCAAGCTGACGCCGTCGTTTCCGGTAGGCACCTTCACTGTCAACGTCGTCGGGACGGTGGTGCTGGCCGTCTGCTGGGACATTGCGCACGCGGGGGCCGGTGGAATCATCGGCTGTCAGGTCCTCCAGGGTCTCGAAGATGGGTTCTGTGGCTGTCTGACGACGGTGTCGACGTGGGTGGCGGAGCTCGTCGGCCTGGCTGCGAAACGTCGTCGGGATGCTTACATCTATGGTGCAACTAGTGTGGTGGCGGCTTTGGCTGTTGGGATAGCCATAATGGGAGGGTTCAGGTGGTCTCATGACAGTCTTCCAGAGTTGTTATGTGTTATACATTGAGAAGTCCGCGGGGTTCCGAGACTCTGTGATGCTGTGTACAGTGCTGTGTCACGGCAATGTGAACAATGCCGCGGTTGATCGTACCCCTTTCCTACCGCTTTGATGCCAGTTGTACTGACATGAAAGTCAACCATTCTGCGCCTGTATAAGTTCCTACCGGCCGCCAACAACCATGCTGCACCAGGGGTTGATTGGGGTTCGACCCCGGGCCTTGTTAGAGTAAAACCCCCATCCGGGAGTTTTCGTAAGCTGGAGCCTTCGGGAAACCTGTGAGatttttgctctttttgtCAGCCCTCTTTGGAAAGCATCATATTTGACCAGAAAACCTCTAGTCTTATGCACGCTTCCGTTCTGCGTACAAATTTTGTTATCCTGTAGAGGACGAAAGGGAAACCAACTTGGCCTCAAACGACCAAATCACTGTTATTTTGGGTGCGTGTGTTCATTTTAGGCAGCGTGACGACCTAGATCGCgtaagcagcagcaggttcGAAATTTGATGATGTTTTGCctgactagactagttctagtaataGTCGGCTTAACATCCCGCAATGGGTATTAGCTATACACCGAAGTCAACTCGGCGCCACAGCTCCAAGTAACGATAACACTGACCTTGTGCATGACAAGATCAAGTCAACGGCATTTGAGTTTTGTACTACATGACACAGAATCTGGAAATACCTACATGGGCCTGGGATGTGATTATAGAAATTGGCTTTAGAGGTGTGACCATTTGTTCGTATCACTTGGGCATAATCAGATTATGTCAATTATACATGTCTACCTACAAGCCACAATTGTTGCTCGCCTTGGAGTCCATAAATACGATGCTAATTTTAGCTATGCATAGTATGACAAGAGAGTAGTTTGCTTGTGAGCACATGCGCGGTTACTCACCGTAAAGCTTAATGCTGTGATATCTATAGACCTGGTTATGGATATGGATATTTATTAGTGCGGAAACTAAAGCAAACGGAGCAGTGATTGCCGATCTTGAGTCATCACGAATTTATTTGCTCTCTTTAGTCATTTTCGGTATTAGAGAAAAATAACACCTTAAGTGAGCAAACCACTTGTTTTTGTAGTTAGTATGCTCATCACGAAAGCTCAAGGGTCCTCTTTGGGCCCAAGGCAACGACAGAAAGAAGTAGGTGTTCCTGAATGTTAGCTGATCGACATGATTGAAATAAAGGCTTGTCCTTTGACATGATGTGGGGCGACCAAACATGGATTAATTCGCCTCTTCTTATTTTCTGGCCAATCAAACATGCCTGTTACCCCATTGGAGCCTTGGAATTTTCTTTAGCATCTTCCCTCATCTGACAGATTTGTAGACCTTGTCAGCTTGTACCTAAGGTATGGTTGGTTGCCTGCTTCTGCGGCTGCCTTGCCCGCCCCGCTCCGCCCTGGGTTTCCGTCCTAAAGCGATTTCCCGTTGGTAACTTTGCCCAGTTGCTGCGAGACCCTGAGAGGGCAACCGTAAGTGGGCGGGAAACTCCATTCATCCATCACAACCGCGCCACGCGGTTTTGGAGAAACgtttttggaaaaaaagcGTCACATTTGCGATCGACGCAAACACATCCTGCAGAAAAACACAACAAATACCACCTTAGTATTCATTTGATCATTTTTCGTGCCACTCCTTGTCAAACATCACTTCTTATAATATATCTCTCGTTATTGGATTTGACCAAGACCAAAAATAAACCGTTGACCTGCGCTTGACCTTCAAACTCCCACGCCAGTCTCTCCCTTCCGCCGGCGCCGCGCGTTTATTTTTTCCCTCACTCTTTAAAATCCAACCCTAAACAGCCCCTCACAGCTGAATCCTTCCGCCTACTCAAAGGGGTCCCAAACCCTTCTTGCAGGACCACTCGggctttattttttatttttatttttatttttattttttcgctCGGGCTTCTTCGCCAGGCCTCCCCTCCCCCTCGTTTGGGCCTCCTCCCACCCCTCCAACAAATTCTACAAAACGAGGTCGGCGCCATGGGCATCTTAGCCCAAAAGTCAAAGTTCAAGATCGCGAAGCCGACCATCCGCGTCGAAAAGGTCGCCGTTGAGGTCCCGCAGGCCAGGGCGAAACCCTCTCGGccgcttggcggcggcggcgccgaccgcGCCTCGTCAGGCTCCCCGCGCCCGCAGCAACCGCAACCCCCACGAGTACGCGCAAGCGCCTCGCCGCTACCCTTCGCATCCTCGTCGCGTGCCTCGTCGTCCCTGACCTCGAGCGGCGCACAACAGTATCAGCGCAAGCGCAAGGCCAGCAGCGCcgggccggcggcggcgccgcggcGGTCGCCGGCCAACAGCGATCGCGTGACGTGGGACCAGGAGTCGGACTCGGAGGATGACAACGCGTGGGAGGATACGCTCGACGACCGGAAGCGCCAGCGCACCACCGATAGCGAGCGCGCCGAGGACCCGAACCGGAGGCTTGTCTCACCGGCCCTGACGGACCCGCCGCCAGACGGGAGGGACCTGCGCTTGATTCATGCCGCAGATGTCGCATCGCTCAAGCTCAAATGCACGCCGTCACTGGGCGCTCCCGCCTCGGATGTTCGTGTCGCGCTGCAATATCCAGGCTTGCGACAACGAGAGAGGTATGGGGATTTTTCGCACGGAACTGCATTTCCTATGGTCATGCGCTGCTTACTAACTATATTCTGTCTAACCATTGCAGGTATGAACTGGTCTCAGGCAAGGATATGATAGACGCCGTCGAAGAAATCAAACACGTTATCAACTGTGTGGTTGATACATATCTCACCGAAAACGAAGCACGGCCATTCACCGACGCGAACAAC contains:
- a CDS encoding DNA ligase 4, which produces MSRIKREDTSQEAVDEDSLQYSFGDAGLGEVDEKYPNRPRNHSQTLVFSELFTNLFNPLNEHKNRRGPGGPAGRKGGPRLSPHEQRRLIIRRFIDRWRSEVGNDFYPALRLILPDKDRDRGVYGLKESAIGKLLVKLIKIAPDSEDGQNLLKWKLPGQTFASRMAGDFAGRCFETLSKRQMRMTPGDMRIGEVNSLLDKLAAASGEAEQLPIFQTFYERMNAEEMMWLIRMILKAMKIGASERTFLYQWHPDAEALFNVSSSLRRVCWELYDPALRLEQEDTRVTLMQCFQPQLAQFQPHSPNFATMVQDLGVTDEDRRFWIEEKLDGERMQLHMIDDDDHPGGKRFSFWSRKGKDYTYLYGNGFQDDNSALTRHLSDAFDPRVSNLILDGEMVTWDPKIDKMVPFGTLKTAALLGQKTPFDDTNERPLFRIFDILYLNDTALTKNSLQDRRKALAQVVRDVHRRLEIHPYEEATSADAVEPLLRKVVADSSEGLVLKNPRSVYRLNSRNNDWIKVKPEYMSEFGESLDCVVIGGYYGSGHRGGTISSFLCGLRVGENHIKAGANPEKCISFFKVGGGFKAEDYAQIRHLTEGKWMDWDPKKPPSEFIELGGGEKYQYERPDVWIRPKDSIVVSVKAASIGASPQFAMQITLRFPRFRRLRTDRTWDSALDVDDFMKLKEDAEQQVKEKKEMKIEDRKRRPQKRARREILIAGQDPDTAMADQKPAAGQAQTGRTRSVFEGRKFCVMTDCVKPIRKTKAQLESLIKAHGGTLSQQTDPQPWKYLIADKYGIKVASLLKRDSEVDIIRPNWVLDCLDQDGVEFLLPFEEKHLLNASEATKQTAEFQVDEYGDSYMRAVDVDELKQIAEGIPKFEDADSFDVDEFLDSLESAGCEMTGLGFVFRRCIVLVAGVAGTPKHYLDILRSYIRFGGGTVVDNLQSQGLTHVVVAGDSNEGAAARELAAELRHRISLLRRPPRLVTRQWVDESWKEKTLLDEEAYVPL
- a CDS encoding uracil phosphoribosyltransferase; amino-acid sequence: MDLPSNVHVSQHPCLRAKLSQLRSKNASAKEVKSLVSEISLFIASEAMSSTLKVVDGPKDVSPIGAEYTTSVITPETICLVPILRSGLAMTEAVQTLLPDPVPVHHLGLYREPTTLEPVEYYNNLPNHLPQGAAGDANQVPSLAFILDPVIATGGTCAAAIQTLREWGARRIVVLSVIAAAEGIKRAADEWPEGVEIWVAGVDRELTDRGMLRPGLGDVGDRLFLTIGK